One part of the Lemur catta isolate mLemCat1 chromosome 13, mLemCat1.pri, whole genome shotgun sequence genome encodes these proteins:
- the LOC123649109 gene encoding olfactory receptor 2L13-like, translating to MEKWNHTSNDFILLGLFPLKQTGLLLLCLVIIIFFLASVGNLAMIHLIHVDPCLHTPMYFLLSQLSLMDLMCISSIVPKMAFNFLSGQKGISFLGCGVQSFFFVTTIGSEGLLLASMAYDRYVAICHPLHYPTHMSNKMCMKMIIGSWTVGSINSLAHSVYTLRIPYCRSRAIDHFFCDIPAMLSLACMDTWVHEYMVFMSTTLFLLLPFLGITASYGRVLFAVYNMRSKEGRKKAFTTCSTHLTVVIFYCVPFFYNYLRPRNLRSPAEDKILSVFYTILTPMLNPVIYSLMNKEVLGAMKRVFGIFSSLKE from the coding sequence atggaaaaatggaatcacacttcaaatgatttcattttgttgGGATTGTTTCCCCTAAAGCAAACTGGCCTTCTTCTCTTGTGCCTTGTTATCATCATATTCTTCCTTGCCTCAGTGGGTAACTTGGCCATGATTCACCTCATACATGTGGATCCCTGTCTCCACACACCAATGTATTTTCTGCTCAGCCAGCTGTCCCTCATGGACCTGATGTGCATCTCCAGCATAGTCCCCAAGATGGCTTTCAACTTCCTCTCAGGCCAGAAAGGCATCTCCTTCCTGGGGTGTGGTGTGCAAAGCTTCTTCTTTGTGACCACGATTGGTTCTGAAGGCTTACTGCTGGCCTCCATGGCCTATGACCGTtatgtggccatctgccaccCCCTCCATTATCCCACCCATATGAGTAACAAGATGTGTATGAAGATGATCATAGGATCTTGGACAGTGGGTTCCATCAACTCCTTGGCACACTCAGTCTACACTCTCCGTATTCCTTACTGCAGGTCTAGGGCCATTGATCATTTCTTTTGTGATATCCCAGCCATGTTGTCTCTTGCCTGTATGGACACTTGGGTCCATGAGTACATGGTTTTTATGAGCACaaccctctttctccttcttcccttcctgggTATCACTGCTTCCTATGGCCGGGTCCTATTTGCTGTCTACAATATGCGctcaaaagagggaagaaaaaaggccTTCACCACCTGTTCAACACATTTAACTGTAGTGATCTTTTACTGTGTACCTTTTTTCTACAACTACCTTCGGCCCAGGAATCTCCGCTCACCAGCAGAAGATAAGATCCTGTCCGTCTTCTACACCATCCTCACTCCCATGCTAAATCCCGTCATTTACAGCCTAATGAATAAAGAAGTCCTGGGGGCCATGAAAAGAGTGTTTGGGATATTCTCCTCCCTGAAAGAATGA
- the LOC123649135 gene encoding olfactory receptor 2L8-like, translating into MEYYNQTSTDFILLGLFPPSRIGLFLFILIVLIFLMALIGNQSMIFLIILDAHLHTPMYFLLSELSLIDINYISTIVPKMASGFLFGNKSISFIRCGIQSFFFLMLGVAEALLLTSMAYNRYLAICFPLHYRVHMSKRVCVLMITGSWIIGSINSCAHTAYALYIHYCRSRAINHFFCDVPAMLTLACMDTWVYKCTVFVSTTLFLVFPFIVIACSYDRVLLAVYCMHSAEGRKKAYLTCGTHLTVVTFYYAPFAYTYLRPISLRSPTEDKALAVFYMILTLLLNPIIYSLRNREVMGALRRVGQRIHSVKM; encoded by the coding sequence ATGGAGTATTATAATCAGACATCAACTGATTTCATCTTATTGGGGCTGTTCCCACCATCAAGAATTGGccttttcctcttcattctcaTAGTTCTCATTTTTCTAATGGCTCTAATTGGCAACCAATCCATGATCTTCCTCATCATCCTGGATGCCCACCTCCACACACCCATGTATTTCTTACTTAGTGAGCTCTCCCTCATTGACATCAACTACATCTCCACCATTGTCCCCAAGATGGCTTCTGGGTTTCTGTTTGGAAACAAGTCCATCTCCTTCATCAGATGTGGGATTCAGAGTTTCTTCTTCTTGATGTTAGGAGTTGCAGAAGCACTGCTCCTGACATCTATGGCCTACAATCGTTATCTGGCTATTTGCTTTCCTCTCCACTATCGCGTCCATATGAGCAAAAGAGTGTGTGTGCTGATGATAACAGGATCTTGGATAATAGGCTCGATCAACTCCTGTGCCCACACTGCATATGCACTCTACATCCATTATTGCCGATCGAGGGCCATTAATCATTTCTTCTGTGATGTCCCAGCCATGTTGACTCTGGCCTGCATGGACACCTGGGTTTATAAGTGCACAGTGTTTGTGAGCACCACcctctttcttgtctttccttttattgttATTGCCTGTTCCTATGATAGGGTTCTCCTTGCTGTCTACTGCATGCACTCAgcagaaggcaggaagaaggcCTATTTAACCTGTGGCACCCACCTCACCGTGGTGACTTTCTACTATGCTCCCTTTGCTTACACCTACCTACGCCCAATATCCCTCCGATCGCCAACAGAGGACAAGGCTCTGGCTGTTTTCTACATGATCCTCACCCTGTTGCTCAACCCTATCATCTACAGCCTAAGAAACAGGGAGGTGATGGGGGCCCTGAGACGAGTGGGTCAGAGAATCCACTCTGTGAAAATGTAG